The proteins below are encoded in one region of Pygocentrus nattereri isolate fPygNat1 chromosome 13, fPygNat1.pri, whole genome shotgun sequence:
- the LOC108442026 gene encoding zinc finger protein OZF-like isoform X1 yields the protein MNKVLFQDFCSCTAENHHCKSHQEEYVCWRLGNQPCDQKVAGSIPRANTGMASIRSSSAGRFSTSTSCGLTQENPKKERTHHCSECGKSFYHQCDLQRHQRVHTGEKPYECLECGSRFTQQGSLQAHQRIHTGEKPYRCSACGKSFTKQNALQRHQRIHTGEKPYQCSDCGKSFTLKDHLQRHQRVHTGEKPYQCSECGKSFNQPSTLQSHRRIHTGEKPFCCPECGRRFRDRGDFQRHLSIHTGEKRFQCSECGKKFTVQRQLQIHQRIHTGEKPYHCSDCGKGFTQLGGLQRHQLIHTGEKPYFCSECGRSFRHSNTLNEHKCTTGEKRYQCSECGKGFTQMGGLQRHQLIHTGEKPYHCSECGKSFNQLGSLQLHLRLHTGEKPYECTQCGKKFSDRGGLQVHQRIHTGEKPYYCSECGKSFRHFSTLKRHCVKCTMVEVETVVV from the exons ATGAATAAAGTTCTCTTCCAAGACTTCTGCTCCTGTACGGCTGAAAATCACCACTGCAAATCTCACCAGGAGGAATAtgtgtgctggaggttagggaatcagccttgtgaccagaaggttgccggttcgatccccagagccaaca CAGGGATGGCATCCATAAGAAGCTCCAGTGCAGGTCGTTTCTCCACCAGCACGTCTTGCGGCCTCACTCAGGAGAACCCAAAAAAG GAGAGAACTCATCACTGCTCCGAGTGCGGCAAGAGCTTTTATCACCAGTGTGATCTCCAGAGACATCAGCGCgttcacaccggagagaagccgtatGAGTGCCTGGAGTGCGGGAGCCGCTTCACTCAGCAAGGTTCTCTCCAGGcgcaccagcgcatccacacgggagagaaaccgtatcgcTGCTCGGCGTGCGGCAAGAGCTTTACCAAGCAGAACGCTCTCCAaagacaccagcgcatccacacgggagagaaaccgtatcagtgctcggactgtgggaagagtttcacTCTGAAGGATCACCTCCAAAGGCACCAGCGCgttcacaccggagagaaaccgtatcagtgctcGGAGTGCGGCAAGAGCTTTAATCAGCCGAGCACTCTTCAGTCACACCGGCGcattcacacgggagagaaaCCGTTCTGCTGCCCGGAGTGCGGGAGGAGGTTTAGAGACAGAGGTGACTTCCAGAGACACCTGAGCAtccacactggagagaaacggttccagtgttcagagtgCGGCAAGAAATTCACCGTACAGAGGCAGCTCCAGAttcaccagcgcattcacaccggtgagaaaccgtatcactgctcagactgCGGGAAAGGGTTTACTCAGCTGGGAGGTCTCCAGCGGCACCAGctcatccacacaggagagaaaccgtactTCTGTTCGGAGTGTGGACGGAGCTTCCGGCATTCGAACACTTTAAATGAACATAAGTGCACTACGGGGGAGAAGCGGTATCAGTGCTCGGAGTGCGGGAAAGGTTTCACACAGATGGGAGGTCTCCAGCGACATCAGCTTATTCACACCGGAGAAAAACCGTATCACTGTTCGGAGtgcgggaagagttttaatcaacTGGGCAGTCTCCAGCTGCACCTGCGCCTCCACACCGGAGAAAAGCCATACGAGTGCACACAGTGTGGGAAGAAGTTTAGTGACCGAGGTGGTTTACAAGtgcaccagcgcattcacactggagagaaaccgtattactgctcgGAGTGCGGCAAGAGCTTCCGGCATTTCAGTACCCTGAAGAGACACTGTGTGAAGTGCACTATGGTGGAGGTGGAGACTGTTGTAGTTTGA
- the LOC108442027 gene encoding zinc finger protein 107-like — protein MEFRRSPSPQQTSSSTHVNTHEQDGAGRRRTHPCAECGKEFRERCNLRIHQRIHTGEKPYQCSECGKSFNQRSSLQRHERVHTGEKPYCCSECGNSFNELNHLRRHQRIHTGEKPYQCSDCGKRFNLLNHLQRHQLIHKGEKPYSCSECGKSFTQLPHLQRHQRTHTGEKPYQCSECGKSFNLQSHLQTHQFIHTGEKPYYCSETPPCSVCGKRFSQQNYLQRHQRLHTGEKPYQCSECGKSFREQCHLRTHQRIHTGEKPYQCSECGKSFNQWNGLQRHQRIHTGEKPFQCSECGKSFNALNHLRRHQLIHTGEKRHHCSDCGKRFTLLTHLQRHQRTHTGERPYRCSECGRSFNLQSHLLTHQRIHTGEKPYYCSECGRSFRHLSSLQRHLCIQREEGAQHTSYPDYSVNNSAECGWGICPEPEEPEEPTSRFRRTPGEVGAALLKKPSCPQCSPVGVYWPTRFKILPPQIYQEMPPRGIPKCENMESRRTCGTRQTSPEALHASTSRGRRKQGTKQKRAYLCSECGRSFNHRGHLKQHQRIHTGEKPFQCSECGRSFNHPSSLQTHQRVHTGEKPYQCSECGNSFNSQNNLQRHQRIHTGEKPHDCSECGKSFTQRAHLKQHQRTHTGEKPYRCSECGKSFTQNSNLRTHLRIHTGEKPYDCAECGHSFGDRCALQRHQQIHTGEKPYYCSECGRSFRHSSTLKTHKCVSWCLVRTESTHTQECGQRNERRPLLSGLLLQVSICLHGLNLPPHQGTPPRGIPTCEHMESIRTSSPQQISPGTLHANASRSRMPTGTGRRRIHHCSECGKSFRDTCTLKTHQRVHTGEKPYHCSECGKSFAQRGHLQQHQRIHTGEKPYQCSACGRSFNHPSSLQMHERIHTGEKPYDCPECGSSFNNQNSLQRHQRIHTGEKPYECSECGKRFRTKGTLQTHQRIHTGEKPYFCSECGKSFNQNSNLRTHQRIHTGEKPYDCAECGHSFGDRCALQRHQQIHTGEKPYYCSECGRSFRHMSSLKTHKCVKITEGDFQTSDFHIYYFALNLPLLMSGNATKMDQLPLLKNKPGGPEHENLESGGTSNTEDAPSGTPDTDASCSQTKKSARKKRTHQCSQCEKSFTHRRNLQLHQHVHTGEKPYRCSECGKSFTQRANLQLHQHIHTGEKPYQCSECGKSFSYPKSLQIHQRTHTGEKPFPCLECGKRFGEQSHLRRHQSIHTGEKPYQCSECGKSFRNRGTLQTHRRTHTGEKPYQCSECGKSFNQISNLRTHQRTHTGEKPYDCSECGISFGDRCTLLRHQQIHTGEKPYYCSECGWSFRHSSTLKKHKCIKITRGVYQNSDYHCFYF, from the exons ATGGAGTTCAGAAGAAGCCCCAGCCCTCAGCAAACATCGTCCAGTACTCATGTTAACACACATGAGCAGGACGGCGCAGGACGGAGGAGAACACATCCCTGCGCGGAGTGTGGAAAGGAATTCAGAGAGAGATGTAACCTCCgaatacaccagcgcatccacaccggagagaagccATATCAGTGCTCTGAGTGCGGGAAGAGCTTCAATCAGCGGAGCAGCCTCCAACGGCATGAGCGCgttcacaccggagagaagccgtattgcTGCTCGGAGTGCGGGAACAGTTTCAACGAGCTGAATCATCTACGACggcaccagcgcatccacacaggagagaagccgtatcagtgCTCCGACTGCGGGAAGAGATTTAACTTACTGAATCATCTCCAACGACACCAGCTCATTCACAAAGGAGAGAAGCCATATTCCTGCTCCGAGTGCGGGAAGAGCTTCACTCAGCTGCCCCATCTCCAGCGACACCAGCGCACccacaccggagagaagccgtatcagtgctcagagtgtgggaagagcttcAATCTCCAGAGTCACCTACAAACGCACCAGTTCATccacaccggagagaagccgtattactgctcCGA AACGCCGCCCTGCTCGGTGTGTGGGAAGAGATTTTCCCAGCAGAATTATCTTCAAAGGCACCAGCGCcttcacaccggagagaagccgtatcagtgCTCCGAGTGCGGGAAGAGCTTTAGGGAGCAGTGCCACCTCAgaacacaccagcgcatccacaccggagagaaaccgtatcagtgctcGGAGTGCGGCAAGAGCTTTAATCAGTGGAACGGCCTCCAgcgacaccagcgcattcacaccggagagaaaccgTTTCAGTGCTCCGAGTGTGGAAAGAGCTTCAACGCGCTGAATCATCTCCGACGACACCAGCTGATCCACACCGGAGAGAAAAGGCACCACTGCTCAGACTGCGGGAAGAGGTTTACGCTACTGACTCATCTCCAACGGCACCAGCGCACCCACACCGGAGAGAGACCGTATCGGTGCTCGGAGTGCGGGCGGAGCTTCAATCTCCAGAGTCACCTCctaacacaccagcgcattcacaccggagagaaaccgtattactgctcagagtgtgggcgGAGCTTCAGACACCTGAGCTCTTTACAAAGACACCTGTGCAttcagagagaggaaggagctCAGCACACCAGCTATCCTGATTATTCTGTAAATAATTCTGCGGAGTGTGGCTGGGGAATTTG TCCAG AGCCTGAGGAACCGGAGGAGCCCACCTCACGGTTCCGCAGAACTCCTGGAGAAGTAGGAGCTGCTCTGCTGAAG AAGCCGTCCTGTCCCCAGTGCTCCCCTGTTGGTGTCTATTGGCCCACACGGTTTAAAATTTTACCTCCACAAATATATCAGGAAATGCCGCCGAGAGGAATTCCCAAATGTGAGAATATGGAATCCAGAAGAACCTGTGGAACTCGGCAAACGTCCCCTGAGGCTCTCCATGCCAGCACATCTCGCGGTCGAAGGAAACAAGGTACCAAACAGAAGAGAGCTTACCTCTGCTCAGAGTGCGGGAGGAGCTTCAATCATCGAGGCCACCTGAAACagcaccagcgcattcacactggagagaaaccgtTTCAGTGCTCGGAATGTGGGAGGAGCTTCAATCATCCGAGCAGCCTCCAAACGCACCAGCGCgttcacaccggagagaaaccgtatcagtgctcGGAGTGCGGCAACAGTTTTAACAGTCAGAATAATCTCCAAcgacaccagcgcatccacaccggagagaaaccgCACGACTGCTCGGAGTGCGGGAAGAGCTTCACCCAGCGAGCTCATCTGAAACAGCACCAGCGCACccacaccggagagaaaccCTATCGGTGCTCGGAGTGCGGCAAGAGCTTCACCCAGAACAGTAATCTGCGGACACACCTGCGCATCCACACCGGAGAAAAGCCGTACGACTGCGCAGAGTGCGGACACAGTTTCGGTGACCGGTGCGCCCTCCAGAGACACCAGCAGAtccacaccggagagaaaccgTACTACTGCTCAGAGTGCGGCCGCAGCTTCAGACATTCAAGCACTTTGAAGACACACAAGTGTGTCTCGTGGTGTTTG gtaagaacagaatctacacacactcaagagtgTGGACAAAG AAATGAACGCCGTCCTCTTCTCAGTGGTCTCCTGCTCCAGGTGTCCATTTGTCTACACGGTTTGAATTTACCTCCACATCAAGGAACACCACCAAGAGGAATTCCTACATGTGAGCACATGGAATCCATAAGAACCTCCAGCCCTCAGCAAATCTCCCCCGGGACTCTCCATGCCAACGCGTCTCGCAGCCGAATGCCAACAGGTACCGGGAGGAGGAGGATTCAccactgctcagagtgcgggAAGAGTTTTAGAGACACTTGTACCCTCAAAACGCACCAGCGCGTTCACACGGgggagaaaccgtatcactgctcagagtgtggaaagagttttgcTCAGCGAGGTCACCTGCaacaacaccagcgcattcacaccggagagaaaccgtatcagtgctcGGCGTGCGGGAGGAGCTTCAATCATCCGAGTAGTCTCCAGATGCACGAGCGCATTCACACCGGGGAGAAACCGTACGACTGCCCGGAGTGCGGGAGCAGTTTTAATAATCAGAATAGTCTCCAAcgacaccagcgcatccacaccggagagaaaccgTACGAGTGCTCGGAGTGCGGGAAGAGGTTTAGAACCAAAGGTACTctccaaacacaccagcgcatccacaccggagagaagccgtatttCTGCTCGGAGTGCGGGAAGAGCTTTAATCAGAACAGTAACCTGCGGAcgcaccagcgcatccacaccgGAGAAAAGCCGTACGACTGCGCAGAGTGCGGACACAGTTTCGGTGACCGGTGCGCCCTCCAGAGACACCAGCAGAtccacaccggagagaaaccgTACTACTGCTCAGAGTGCGGCCGCAGCTTCAGGCATATGAGTTCTTTAAAGACACACAAGTGCGTTAAGATCACTGAGGGTGATTTTCAAACCAGTGACTTtcatatttattacttt GCCTTAAATTTACCTCTACTCATGTCTGGAAACGCCACCAAGATGGACCAACTCCCACTGCTAAAAAACAAACCAGGAGGACCTGAACACGAGAACCTGGAGTCTGGAGGAACCTCCAATACTGAGGATGCGCCCTCTGGTACTCCAGACACTGACGCGTCTTGCAGTCAAACGAAAAAAAGCGCCAGAAAGAAGAGAACTCACCAGTGCTCACAGTGTGAGAAGAGTTTTACTCACCGTCGTAACCTGCAGCTACACCAGCAcgttcacactggagagaaaccgtatcggTGCTCAGAGTGCGGCAAGAGCTTCACTCAGCGGGCTAACCTGCAACTGCACCAGCACAtccacaccggagagaaaccgTACCAGTGCTCTGAGTGCGGGAAGAGCTTCAGCTATCCAAAAAGTCTCCAGATACATCAGCGCacccacacaggagagaaaccatttCCCTGCTTAGAGTGCGGCAAGAGGTTTGGTGAACAGAGTCATCTCCGAAGACACCAGAGCATCCACACGGGGGAAAAGCCGTACCAGTGCTCAGAGTGCGGGAAGAGCTTCCGGAACAGAGGAACCCTCCAGACACACCGCCGCACtcacaccggagagaaaccgtatcagtgctcGGAGTGCGGGAAGAGCTTTAATCAGATCAGTAATCTCCGGACACACCAGCGCACCCACACGGGAGAGAAGCCGTAcgactgctcagagtgtgggatcAGCTTCGGTGACCGATGCACTCTCTTAAGACACCAGCAGATccacaccggagagaagccgtattactgctcCGAGTGCGGGTGGAGCTTCAGACATTCCAGCACTTTGAAGAAACACAAGTGCATCAAGATCACTCGTGGTGTTTATCAAAACAGTGATTAtcattgtttttacttttag
- the LOC108442026 gene encoding zinc finger protein 501-like isoform X3 yields MESMRCSFVPQTSSGSFSIIAPRGFMQESTGKERTHHCSECGKSFYHQCDLQRHQRVHTGEKPYECLECGSRFTQQGSLQAHQRIHTGEKPYRCSACGKSFTKQNALQRHQRIHTGEKPYQCSDCGKSFTLKDHLQRHQRVHTGEKPYQCSECGKSFNQPSTLQSHRRIHTGEKPFCCPECGRRFRDRGDFQRHLSIHTGEKRFQCSECGKKFTVQRQLQIHQRIHTGEKPYHCSDCGKGFTQLGGLQRHQLIHTGEKPYFCSECGRSFRHSNTLNEHKCTTGEKRYQCSECGKGFTQMGGLQRHQLIHTGEKPYHCSECGKSFNQLGSLQLHLRLHTGEKPYECTQCGKKFSDRGGLQVHQRIHTGEKPYYCSECGKSFRHFSTLKRHCVKCTMVEVETVVV; encoded by the coding sequence ATGGAGTCCATGAGATGCTCCTTTGTTCCACAAACGTCTTCGGGTAGTTTCTCTATCATCGCACCTCGCGGCTTCATGCAAGAGAGCACAGGGAAGGAGAGAACTCATCACTGCTCCGAGTGCGGCAAGAGCTTTTATCACCAGTGTGATCTCCAGAGACATCAGCGCgttcacaccggagagaagccgtatGAGTGCCTGGAGTGCGGGAGCCGCTTCACTCAGCAAGGTTCTCTCCAGGcgcaccagcgcatccacacgggagagaaaccgtatcgcTGCTCGGCGTGCGGCAAGAGCTTTACCAAGCAGAACGCTCTCCAaagacaccagcgcatccacacgggagagaaaccgtatcagtgctcggactgtgggaagagtttcacTCTGAAGGATCACCTCCAAAGGCACCAGCGCgttcacaccggagagaaaccgtatcagtgctcGGAGTGCGGCAAGAGCTTTAATCAGCCGAGCACTCTTCAGTCACACCGGCGcattcacacgggagagaaaCCGTTCTGCTGCCCGGAGTGCGGGAGGAGGTTTAGAGACAGAGGTGACTTCCAGAGACACCTGAGCAtccacactggagagaaacggttccagtgttcagagtgCGGCAAGAAATTCACCGTACAGAGGCAGCTCCAGAttcaccagcgcattcacaccggtgagaaaccgtatcactgctcagactgCGGGAAAGGGTTTACTCAGCTGGGAGGTCTCCAGCGGCACCAGctcatccacacaggagagaaaccgtactTCTGTTCGGAGTGTGGACGGAGCTTCCGGCATTCGAACACTTTAAATGAACATAAGTGCACTACGGGGGAGAAGCGGTATCAGTGCTCGGAGTGCGGGAAAGGTTTCACACAGATGGGAGGTCTCCAGCGACATCAGCTTATTCACACCGGAGAAAAACCGTATCACTGTTCGGAGtgcgggaagagttttaatcaacTGGGCAGTCTCCAGCTGCACCTGCGCCTCCACACCGGAGAAAAGCCATACGAGTGCACACAGTGTGGGAAGAAGTTTAGTGACCGAGGTGGTTTACAAGtgcaccagcgcattcacactggagagaaaccgtattactgctcgGAGTGCGGCAAGAGCTTCCGGCATTTCAGTACCCTGAAGAGACACTGTGTGAAGTGCACTATGGTGGAGGTGGAGACTGTTGTAGTTTGA
- the LOC108442026 gene encoding zinc finger protein 501-like isoform X2 gives MNKVLFQDFCSCTAENHHCKSHQEEYVCWRLGNQPCDQKVAGSIPRANRMASIRSSSAGRFSTSTSCGLTQENPKKERTHHCSECGKSFYHQCDLQRHQRVHTGEKPYECLECGSRFTQQGSLQAHQRIHTGEKPYRCSACGKSFTKQNALQRHQRIHTGEKPYQCSDCGKSFTLKDHLQRHQRVHTGEKPYQCSECGKSFNQPSTLQSHRRIHTGEKPFCCPECGRRFRDRGDFQRHLSIHTGEKRFQCSECGKKFTVQRQLQIHQRIHTGEKPYHCSDCGKGFTQLGGLQRHQLIHTGEKPYFCSECGRSFRHSNTLNEHKCTTGEKRYQCSECGKGFTQMGGLQRHQLIHTGEKPYHCSECGKSFNQLGSLQLHLRLHTGEKPYECTQCGKKFSDRGGLQVHQRIHTGEKPYYCSECGKSFRHFSTLKRHCVKCTMVEVETVVV, from the exons ATGAATAAAGTTCTCTTCCAAGACTTCTGCTCCTGTACGGCTGAAAATCACCACTGCAAATCTCACCAGGAGGAATAtgtgtgctggaggttagggaatcagccttgtgaccagaaggttgccggttcgatccccagagccaaca GGATGGCATCCATAAGAAGCTCCAGTGCAGGTCGTTTCTCCACCAGCACGTCTTGCGGCCTCACTCAGGAGAACCCAAAAAAG GAGAGAACTCATCACTGCTCCGAGTGCGGCAAGAGCTTTTATCACCAGTGTGATCTCCAGAGACATCAGCGCgttcacaccggagagaagccgtatGAGTGCCTGGAGTGCGGGAGCCGCTTCACTCAGCAAGGTTCTCTCCAGGcgcaccagcgcatccacacgggagagaaaccgtatcgcTGCTCGGCGTGCGGCAAGAGCTTTACCAAGCAGAACGCTCTCCAaagacaccagcgcatccacacgggagagaaaccgtatcagtgctcggactgtgggaagagtttcacTCTGAAGGATCACCTCCAAAGGCACCAGCGCgttcacaccggagagaaaccgtatcagtgctcGGAGTGCGGCAAGAGCTTTAATCAGCCGAGCACTCTTCAGTCACACCGGCGcattcacacgggagagaaaCCGTTCTGCTGCCCGGAGTGCGGGAGGAGGTTTAGAGACAGAGGTGACTTCCAGAGACACCTGAGCAtccacactggagagaaacggttccagtgttcagagtgCGGCAAGAAATTCACCGTACAGAGGCAGCTCCAGAttcaccagcgcattcacaccggtgagaaaccgtatcactgctcagactgCGGGAAAGGGTTTACTCAGCTGGGAGGTCTCCAGCGGCACCAGctcatccacacaggagagaaaccgtactTCTGTTCGGAGTGTGGACGGAGCTTCCGGCATTCGAACACTTTAAATGAACATAAGTGCACTACGGGGGAGAAGCGGTATCAGTGCTCGGAGTGCGGGAAAGGTTTCACACAGATGGGAGGTCTCCAGCGACATCAGCTTATTCACACCGGAGAAAAACCGTATCACTGTTCGGAGtgcgggaagagttttaatcaacTGGGCAGTCTCCAGCTGCACCTGCGCCTCCACACCGGAGAAAAGCCATACGAGTGCACACAGTGTGGGAAGAAGTTTAGTGACCGAGGTGGTTTACAAGtgcaccagcgcattcacactggagagaaaccgtattactgctcgGAGTGCGGCAAGAGCTTCCGGCATTTCAGTACCCTGAAGAGACACTGTGTGAAGTGCACTATGGTGGAGGTGGAGACTGTTGTAGTTTGA